From a single Microbacterium terrisoli genomic region:
- the dnaJ gene encoding molecular chaperone DnaJ, whose translation MADQDHYEVLGVARDASPDEIKKAYRRLARELHPDVNPGADAEEKFKLVTHAYDVLSDPDQRRRYDMGGDSPFGQSAGFGGFGDIFETFFGGGGARAARPRSRRERGQDALVRVTLDLADVVFGTHRDLEVDTAVLCETCEGSCCQPGTSPVTCEICHGSGHVERTVRSLLGNVVTSAPCGVCQGYGTTIPYPCATCQGQGRVRARRTVAVDIPAGVETGLRLQMPGSGEVGPAGGPNGDLYLEMTVAHHDVFSREGDDLLATLDVSMPDAILGATTTIESLDGPVDLEIRPGVQAGDVLTIKGRGITPLRGTQRGDLRVGVHVVTPTRLDAKERALIEDFKKKTKSPAPKLAEFQQGLFARLRDRFRNS comes from the coding sequence GTGGCTGACCAGGACCACTACGAAGTACTGGGCGTGGCGCGGGATGCGTCACCGGACGAGATCAAGAAGGCGTATCGGCGCCTGGCACGCGAGCTGCACCCGGATGTGAATCCGGGGGCGGACGCCGAAGAGAAGTTCAAGCTCGTCACACACGCGTACGACGTGCTCAGCGACCCCGACCAGCGCCGCCGCTACGACATGGGCGGGGACTCGCCGTTCGGCCAGAGCGCCGGGTTCGGCGGTTTCGGCGACATCTTCGAGACATTCTTCGGCGGGGGCGGAGCGCGCGCGGCGCGACCGCGCTCCCGGCGCGAGCGGGGGCAGGACGCCCTCGTGCGCGTCACGCTCGATCTGGCGGATGTCGTCTTCGGCACGCACCGCGACCTCGAGGTCGACACCGCTGTGCTGTGCGAGACGTGCGAGGGCTCGTGCTGCCAGCCGGGCACTTCTCCGGTCACGTGTGAGATCTGCCACGGCAGCGGGCACGTCGAGCGCACGGTGCGCAGCCTTCTGGGCAACGTCGTCACCAGCGCTCCGTGCGGAGTGTGCCAGGGCTACGGCACGACGATCCCGTATCCGTGCGCCACGTGCCAGGGCCAGGGTCGGGTGCGCGCGCGGCGCACGGTGGCCGTGGACATCCCGGCCGGCGTCGAGACAGGGCTGCGCCTGCAGATGCCCGGCTCGGGCGAGGTGGGCCCGGCAGGCGGGCCGAACGGTGACCTGTACCTGGAGATGACCGTCGCGCACCATGACGTCTTCAGCCGCGAGGGCGACGATCTGCTCGCGACACTCGATGTGTCGATGCCCGATGCGATCCTGGGCGCCACCACCACGATCGAGTCTCTGGACGGTCCCGTCGACCTCGAGATCCGACCCGGCGTGCAGGCGGGCGACGTCCTGACGATCAAGGGGCGCGGCATCACGCCGCTGCGCGGCACACAGCGCGGCGACCTGCGCGTGGGCGTGCACGTGGTGACCCCGACGCGTCTGGACGCGAAGGAGCGCGCGCTGATCGAAGACTTCAAGAAGAAGACCAAGTCGCCCGCGCCCAAGCTCGCCGAGTTCCAGCAGGGACTGTTCGCGCGGCTGCGCGACCGGTTCCGGAACAGCTGA
- a CDS encoding 16S rRNA (uracil(1498)-N(3))-methyltransferase, which yields MALHFVAEDAVAATVGDLVEFGGAEAHHAAAVRRVRVGEAVTVGDGRGAWLEGECELVEQSRVRVRITACRQEPEASPRIVLAQALAKGDRDELAVQAATELGVDEIVPWQAARSVSRWTGEKTAKGRARWQTIVREAAKQAHRAWIPEVAEVSSTRELAARTATSRVMVLDPTGSVRLSSMEFDAAASEDVVLVVGPEGGIAPEELDAFERAGATVAALGATVLRTSTAGPAALALLCARLGRW from the coding sequence GTGGCCCTGCACTTTGTGGCAGAGGATGCCGTGGCCGCCACCGTCGGAGACCTCGTCGAGTTCGGCGGGGCCGAAGCACACCATGCTGCTGCGGTCCGCCGCGTGCGCGTGGGTGAAGCGGTGACCGTGGGTGACGGACGGGGTGCCTGGCTGGAGGGGGAGTGCGAACTGGTCGAGCAGAGTCGTGTGCGGGTCCGCATCACCGCCTGCCGCCAGGAGCCCGAGGCCTCGCCCCGGATCGTGCTCGCCCAGGCGCTGGCCAAGGGCGATCGGGACGAGCTGGCCGTGCAGGCGGCGACGGAGCTCGGCGTCGATGAGATCGTGCCGTGGCAGGCAGCCCGCAGCGTGTCGCGATGGACCGGCGAGAAGACCGCGAAGGGACGGGCGCGCTGGCAGACCATCGTGCGCGAAGCGGCCAAGCAGGCCCACCGCGCGTGGATCCCCGAGGTGGCCGAAGTCTCCTCGACCCGTGAGCTGGCCGCGCGGACCGCGACATCCCGTGTCATGGTGCTGGATCCGACCGGTTCGGTGCGGCTGAGCAGCATGGAGTTCGACGCCGCGGCCAGCGAGGACGTCGTGCTGGTGGTCGGGCCCGAGGGCGGCATCGCCCCCGAAGAGCTCGACGCGTTCGAGCGGGCCGGCGCGACGGTGGCGGCACTGGGGGCCACGGTGCTGCGCACGTCGACGGCGGGGCCTGCCGCTCTCGCCCTGCTGTGCGCGCGTCTCGGGCGCTGGTGA
- a CDS encoding DEAD/DEAH box helicase: MTDPSPAERYARMSAGRRHPLTTAFADRQRFELDPFQIAGCEALEEGRGVLVAAPTGAGKTIVGEFAVDLAMLQPGDKAFYTTPMKALSNQKFRELVEVYGADEVGLLTGDVSINGNARVVVMTTEVLRNMLYADSDALRGLRFVVMDEVHYLADRFRGAVWEEVIIHLPQAVKLVCLSATVSNAEEFGDWLDTVRGDTDVIVSETRPVPLEQHVLVRGDLLPLFDDRAGVGVARVNQELMRIRSVKGPNFDNNRRAQQLRSSGGYEASRRRPTRGNRRPVRAANVRRVERMDRPDVVRLLERDRLLPAIFFIFSRVGCEAAVQQVRRSGLRLTSREERDEIRAIVDERTRTLHDEDLGVLGFWEWKDDLERGIAAHHAGLLPAFKEVVEELFQRKLVKVVFATETLALGINMPARTVVLEKLEKFNGEARVAITSGEYTQITGRAGRRGIDVEGHAVIQWTEGMDPQAVAALASRRTYPLNSSFRPTYNMAVNLIDQFGRQRAREILESSFAQFQADRAVVGLARQVREQEESLAGYAKAMTCDRGDFVEYSGIRRQLSDLEKQNRKDAGASHTTRQKRLREIESLRRRMQRHSCHSCPDRENHARWAERYWKLLRQTDRLRTQIATRTGSVARHFDRVVDVLSTLHYVIVDADGTTRLSDAGRTMRRIYGERDLLVAEALRTGIWKDLDAASLASLVCCLVYEPRRDEAGAGDRALPRGSFRAALSATQLLWAQLDDVEQDHQLPGTIEVATGLAQAMHTWARGGALDRVLLEADMAAGDFVRWAKQTIDLLDQLSLVADGALARRARQALELVRRGIVAYSVV, encoded by the coding sequence GTGACAGACCCTTCGCCTGCCGAGCGCTACGCGCGGATGAGCGCGGGGCGGCGGCATCCCCTCACCACGGCCTTCGCCGACCGGCAGCGGTTCGAACTCGATCCCTTCCAGATCGCCGGATGCGAGGCCCTCGAGGAGGGTCGTGGCGTGCTGGTGGCAGCGCCCACCGGTGCCGGCAAGACGATCGTCGGCGAGTTCGCCGTCGACCTGGCGATGCTCCAGCCCGGTGACAAGGCGTTCTACACCACGCCGATGAAGGCCCTGTCCAACCAGAAGTTCCGTGAGCTGGTCGAGGTCTACGGAGCTGACGAGGTGGGGCTCCTCACCGGCGACGTGAGCATCAACGGCAATGCACGGGTGGTCGTGATGACCACCGAGGTGCTGCGCAACATGCTCTACGCCGACTCCGACGCCCTGCGCGGGCTGCGCTTCGTCGTCATGGACGAAGTGCACTACCTGGCCGACCGGTTCCGCGGCGCCGTGTGGGAAGAGGTGATCATCCACCTTCCGCAGGCGGTCAAGCTCGTGTGCCTGTCGGCGACGGTCTCCAACGCCGAGGAGTTCGGGGACTGGCTGGACACTGTGCGCGGCGACACCGATGTGATCGTCTCTGAAACGCGCCCGGTTCCTCTCGAGCAGCACGTGCTGGTGCGCGGCGACCTGCTGCCGCTGTTCGACGACCGTGCGGGCGTCGGTGTCGCGCGCGTGAACCAGGAGCTCATGCGCATCCGCTCCGTCAAAGGGCCGAACTTCGACAACAACCGTCGCGCGCAGCAGCTGCGCAGCAGCGGAGGGTACGAGGCATCCCGCCGGCGTCCCACCCGCGGCAACCGGCGTCCCGTGCGCGCGGCCAACGTGCGACGCGTCGAGCGGATGGACCGGCCCGACGTCGTGCGGCTGCTGGAACGGGACCGGCTCCTGCCGGCCATCTTCTTCATCTTCAGCCGTGTGGGGTGCGAGGCGGCGGTCCAGCAGGTGCGCCGCTCGGGCCTGCGCCTGACCAGTCGCGAAGAGCGCGACGAGATCCGTGCGATCGTCGACGAGCGCACCCGCACTCTGCACGACGAGGACCTGGGCGTGCTCGGCTTCTGGGAGTGGAAGGACGACCTCGAACGGGGCATCGCCGCCCATCATGCCGGGCTGCTTCCCGCGTTCAAAGAGGTCGTCGAAGAGCTGTTCCAGCGCAAGCTCGTCAAGGTCGTCTTCGCGACCGAGACCCTCGCCCTCGGCATCAACATGCCCGCCCGCACCGTCGTGCTCGAAAAGCTCGAGAAGTTCAACGGCGAGGCGCGCGTGGCCATCACCTCGGGGGAGTACACGCAGATCACGGGGCGTGCGGGCAGACGCGGCATCGACGTGGAGGGTCACGCCGTGATCCAGTGGACCGAGGGGATGGACCCGCAGGCGGTCGCAGCCCTCGCGTCTCGGCGCACCTACCCGTTGAACTCGAGCTTTCGTCCCACCTACAACATGGCCGTCAATCTCATCGATCAGTTCGGCCGACAGCGGGCGCGCGAGATCCTCGAGTCCTCATTCGCGCAGTTCCAGGCCGACCGAGCGGTGGTGGGGCTGGCCCGGCAGGTGCGCGAGCAGGAGGAGTCGCTGGCCGGCTACGCGAAGGCGATGACATGCGATCGCGGCGATTTCGTCGAGTATTCCGGGATCCGTCGTCAGCTCAGCGATCTCGAGAAGCAGAATCGCAAGGATGCCGGAGCCTCGCACACGACACGGCAGAAGCGGCTGCGCGAGATCGAGTCGCTGCGCCGACGCATGCAGCGCCACTCCTGCCATTCCTGCCCCGACCGTGAGAACCATGCGCGCTGGGCCGAGCGGTATTGGAAGCTGCTGCGGCAGACCGACCGGCTGCGCACCCAGATCGCGACCCGCACCGGCAGCGTCGCCCGTCATTTCGACCGGGTCGTGGACGTGCTGTCGACGCTGCACTACGTGATCGTCGACGCCGACGGGACCACACGTCTCAGTGACGCGGGCCGCACGATGCGGCGCATCTACGGCGAGCGCGATCTGCTCGTGGCCGAGGCGCTGCGCACCGGCATCTGGAAGGATCTGGATGCCGCCTCCCTGGCCTCGCTCGTGTGCTGTCTGGTCTACGAGCCGCGCCGTGACGAGGCCGGCGCCGGCGACCGCGCTCTGCCGCGAGGATCGTTCCGTGCGGCACTGTCGGCGACCCAGCTGCTGTGGGCGCAGCTGGACGACGTGGAGCAGGACCACCAGCTGCCCGGCACGATCGAGGTGGCCACGGGCCTCGCGCAGGCCATGCACACCTGGGCGCGCGGCGGTGCGCTGGATCGCGTGCTGCTGGAAGCCGACATGGCCGCCGGCGATTTCGTGCGCTGGGCCAAGCAGACCATCGATCTGCTCGACCAGCTCTCGCTCGTGGCCGATGGCGCCCTGGCGCGCCGGGCCCGACAGGCCCTGGAGCTCGTCCGTCGCGGGATCGTGGCTTACTCGGTCGTGTGA
- a CDS encoding hemolysin family protein — MTPLLLLLAAVLLVAFGGLMAAIDAAMGVTSRQDLTELADEGGRGAAQLRRIAEDPDAHLHAVVFIRVLAETTAAVLVTVAFTLLFHNIWWAMLAAAVLMTGISFVLVGASPRSVGRRHAQGLLQGSARVIRGIRIILGPVTGALIAFGDRVTPGGARGASFASEEQLLSMVDEAASHDLIEADDRDLIHSVFDFTDTVVRAVMVPRTDMVTVDAATSAREALSIFLERGVSRVPVVDDEADDVVGVLYLKDLVQIAFRQESAWHEVSVSTIARPPVFVPESMRAETLLQQMKRDAVHVCMVVDEYGGVAGLVTLEDLIEELVGEIADEYDARQTEVVELEPGRYRVSARLSVDEVGELFGLELDDEDVDSIGGLLGKALGRVPQPGATADVDGLRLTGGVSQGRGRGIATVFVQRAGGGASRTPGAGDQRAGET, encoded by the coding sequence ATGACACCGCTGCTTCTGCTGTTGGCAGCCGTGCTGCTCGTGGCCTTCGGCGGCCTCATGGCGGCCATCGACGCCGCGATGGGCGTCACGAGCCGGCAGGACCTCACAGAGCTCGCTGACGAAGGCGGACGCGGGGCAGCCCAGCTGCGACGCATCGCTGAAGACCCCGACGCCCACCTGCACGCGGTCGTGTTCATCCGTGTTCTGGCCGAGACCACCGCCGCGGTCCTGGTCACCGTCGCCTTCACGCTGCTGTTCCACAACATCTGGTGGGCGATGCTGGCCGCCGCGGTGCTCATGACCGGCATTTCCTTCGTCCTGGTCGGCGCCAGCCCGCGCTCGGTCGGCCGCAGACACGCGCAGGGACTGCTGCAGGGATCGGCGCGCGTGATCCGCGGCATCCGGATCATCCTCGGACCGGTCACCGGCGCGCTGATCGCGTTCGGCGACCGGGTGACCCCCGGAGGGGCGCGCGGTGCCTCGTTCGCCAGCGAAGAGCAGCTGCTGAGCATGGTCGACGAGGCGGCCTCGCACGATCTCATCGAGGCCGATGACCGTGACCTGATCCACTCGGTCTTCGACTTCACCGACACGGTCGTGCGCGCGGTGATGGTGCCGCGGACCGACATGGTGACGGTGGATGCCGCCACCAGCGCGCGCGAGGCGCTGAGCATCTTCCTCGAGCGGGGAGTGTCGCGCGTCCCGGTCGTCGACGACGAGGCCGACGACGTGGTCGGAGTGCTCTACCTGAAGGACCTCGTGCAGATTGCATTCCGGCAGGAGTCGGCGTGGCACGAGGTCTCGGTCAGCACGATCGCCCGCCCGCCGGTGTTCGTTCCCGAATCGATGCGTGCCGAGACCCTGCTGCAGCAGATGAAGCGCGACGCCGTGCACGTGTGCATGGTGGTGGACGAGTACGGCGGCGTGGCGGGGCTGGTCACCCTCGAGGACCTCATCGAAGAGCTCGTCGGCGAGATCGCCGACGAATACGACGCGCGTCAGACCGAGGTCGTCGAACTCGAGCCCGGGCGCTACCGGGTCAGCGCGCGCCTGAGCGTCGACGAGGTCGGCGAGCTGTTCGGGCTGGAGCTGGACGACGAGGACGTCGATTCGATCGGGGGCCTCCTGGGCAAGGCGCTCGGGCGCGTGCCGCAGCCGGGGGCGACGGCAGACGTCGACGGCCTGCGGCTCACCGGCGGTGTCTCCCAGGGCCGAGGGCGAGGCATCGCCACAGTGTTCGTGCAGCGCGCGGGCGGCGGTGCCTCGCGCACGCCCGGTGCGGGCGATCAGAGAGCAGGAGAGACATGA
- a CDS encoding PhoH family protein — protein sequence MPDDTGTATERIHADGVVMVQLLGPQDRLLRVVEAEHPDVDVHVRGNEITLSGATASVAAARALVEELMAMTRAGQGLDPVDVAASSRILRADNGMRPSEVLGEAILTSRGKVIRPKTAGQKAYVDAIDQNTIVFGIGPAGTGKTYLAMAKAVQALQRKEVSRIILSRPAIEAGERLGFLPGTLTDKIDPYLRPLYDAVNEMMDPELVPKLMASGTIEVAPLAYMRGRTLSDSFVVLDEAQNTTPEQMKMFLTRLGFGTRMVVTGDITQVDLPEAASGLRLVRRVLSDIDDIHFSYLTSDDVVRHTLVGRIVDAYSEYDQQRAAARHERDEAAEFASRAERRHGTRPGTPRDRQPKRGRA from the coding sequence ATGCCCGATGACACCGGTACGGCGACCGAACGGATCCACGCCGACGGCGTGGTCATGGTGCAGCTGCTGGGCCCACAGGACCGGCTGCTGCGCGTCGTGGAGGCCGAGCACCCCGACGTCGACGTGCATGTGCGCGGCAACGAGATCACGCTCAGCGGTGCGACCGCCTCCGTGGCAGCGGCGCGCGCCCTCGTGGAAGAGCTCATGGCGATGACCCGTGCCGGCCAAGGGCTCGACCCCGTGGACGTCGCCGCCTCCAGCAGGATCCTGCGCGCCGACAACGGCATGCGCCCCTCAGAAGTGCTGGGCGAGGCGATCCTCACCTCGCGCGGAAAGGTCATCCGCCCCAAGACGGCGGGCCAGAAGGCCTACGTCGACGCCATCGACCAGAACACGATCGTGTTCGGCATCGGACCGGCCGGCACCGGCAAGACCTACCTGGCGATGGCCAAGGCCGTGCAGGCATTGCAGCGCAAAGAAGTCAGCCGCATCATCCTCAGCCGGCCCGCGATCGAAGCGGGGGAGCGCCTCGGGTTCCTGCCGGGCACGCTCACCGACAAGATCGATCCCTACCTGCGGCCGCTGTATGACGCGGTCAACGAGATGATGGATCCCGAGCTGGTGCCCAAGCTGATGGCCAGCGGCACGATCGAGGTGGCGCCTCTGGCATACATGCGCGGGCGCACGCTCTCGGACTCGTTCGTCGTGCTCGACGAGGCGCAGAACACCACGCCTGAGCAGATGAAGATGTTCCTGACCCGGTTGGGCTTCGGCACGCGCATGGTCGTCACGGGCGACATCACCCAGGTCGATCTGCCCGAAGCCGCCTCCGGGCTGCGCTTGGTCAGGCGGGTGCTGTCCGACATCGACGACATCCACTTCTCGTACCTGACCAGCGACGACGTCGTGCGGCATACGCTGGTGGGACGCATCGTCGATGCCTACAGCGAGTATGACCAGCAGCGTGCCGCCGCCCGCCACGAGCGCGACGAGGCGGCGGAGTTCGCGAGCCGTGCCGAGCGTCGGCACGGGACGCGGCCGGGCACCCCCCGAGACCGCCAACCGAAGCGAGGACGCGCATGA
- the hrcA gene encoding heat-inducible transcriptional repressor HrcA, with amino-acid sequence MVSERGLQVLQAIVQDYVETREPVGSKTIVDRHAFGVSAATIRNDMALLEDEELIVAPHTSSGRVPTDKGYRVFVDHLAQLRPLSPAQRTAITTFLDGSTDLDDVLARTVRALTNLTGQVAIVQYPSFARARVSHVEIVDLGGRVLVILVTDTGRVSQRVVGVAEPLDEAEVGRLRTRVSSLVSGRSVREGAAAVTAMLAGEPLSMSREDAATGIVLRVVSEELEEFRQDRLLMAGTATLARRESDFRGSIYPLLEAIEEQVTLLRLMSEMVADGEGLAASIGRENEPFGLSEASVVTGDYDVTGARARVGVLGPTRMDYPTNLAAVRAVAHYLSRLLEDDDAPR; translated from the coding sequence ATGGTCAGCGAGCGCGGACTGCAGGTTCTCCAGGCCATCGTCCAGGACTACGTCGAGACCCGCGAGCCGGTCGGCAGCAAGACGATCGTCGATCGCCACGCGTTCGGCGTGTCGGCGGCCACGATCCGCAATGACATGGCGCTGCTCGAAGACGAAGAGCTCATCGTGGCCCCGCACACCTCGTCGGGGCGGGTGCCCACCGACAAGGGCTATCGCGTCTTCGTGGACCACCTGGCCCAGCTGCGCCCGCTCTCGCCGGCCCAGCGCACGGCCATCACGACGTTCCTGGACGGTTCGACCGACCTCGACGATGTGCTGGCGCGCACCGTGCGTGCCCTGACGAATCTGACCGGGCAGGTCGCGATCGTGCAGTACCCGTCGTTCGCCCGCGCGCGCGTTTCGCACGTGGAGATCGTGGACCTCGGCGGCCGCGTGCTGGTGATCCTGGTCACCGACACGGGGAGGGTCTCGCAGCGGGTGGTCGGCGTCGCCGAACCGCTGGACGAGGCCGAGGTGGGGCGCTTGCGCACACGGGTGTCGTCATTGGTGTCGGGCCGCAGCGTGCGTGAGGGAGCGGCAGCGGTGACGGCAATGCTCGCCGGCGAGCCGCTGAGCATGAGCCGAGAGGATGCCGCGACCGGCATCGTGCTGCGCGTGGTCTCCGAAGAGCTCGAGGAGTTCCGGCAGGACCGCCTGCTGATGGCCGGCACCGCCACCCTGGCCCGACGCGAGTCCGACTTCCGCGGCAGCATCTACCCGCTGCTGGAGGCCATCGAAGAGCAAGTGACGCTGCTGAGGCTGATGAGCGAGATGGTCGCCGACGGGGAGGGTCTTGCCGCCTCGATCGGGCGCGAGAACGAACCGTTCGGCCTGTCCGAGGCATCCGTGGTCACCGGCGACTACGACGTCACCGGTGCACGTGCGCGTGTGGGGGTGCTGGGACCCACCCGCATGGACTACCCGACGAACCTTGCGGCGGTGCGAGCCGTCGCCCACTATCTGAGCCGACTGCTCGAAGACGATGACGCGCCGCGCTGA
- the ybeY gene encoding rRNA maturation RNase YbeY produces MTIEITNESGVEVDEAVLLRLTERNLAELHVSPDADVAILLVDEGAMEALHVQWMDEPGPTDVLSFPMDELRPGTADMPTPAGLLGDIVLCPQVAETQAEAAKHSTLDELLLLTTHGLLHLLGFDHAEPDEEREMFGLQRDLLLGFHTAERHRPHA; encoded by the coding sequence ATGACGATCGAGATCACCAACGAGTCCGGCGTCGAGGTCGATGAGGCCGTACTGCTGCGTCTGACCGAGCGCAATCTCGCCGAACTGCACGTGAGCCCCGATGCGGACGTCGCGATCCTGCTCGTGGACGAGGGCGCGATGGAGGCACTGCACGTCCAGTGGATGGATGAGCCCGGGCCCACCGACGTCCTGAGCTTTCCGATGGACGAGCTGCGCCCGGGCACGGCCGACATGCCCACGCCGGCGGGCCTGCTCGGCGACATCGTGCTGTGTCCGCAGGTGGCAGAGACCCAGGCAGAGGCGGCCAAGCACTCCACGCTGGATGAGCTGCTGCTGCTGACCACCCACGGCCTGCTGCACCTGCTCGGCTTCGACCACGCCGAACCCGACGAAGAGCGCGAGATGTTCGGGTTGCAGCGCGACCTGCTGCTCGGATTCCACACCGCCGAGCGGCACAGACCCCACGCATGA